One region of Purpureocillium takamizusanense chromosome 4, complete sequence genomic DNA includes:
- a CDS encoding uncharacterized protein (COG:D~EggNog:ENOG503P2I7), translating into MTQLPHPPTLSPQFCFSTGTLRDFLRLSRSSVDDSIAQHLNALVTPSRTGFDPRSTSQRAPPSASRDVDAQACQAFKEHVLFPSWQARAEVLNYCGIVATSPDPDDPDAALREVENQRERDRVVDERLDPYSGRFFPREPRTETLAMIVRQERGVESIVRSRTWDVVQQRCSAPLERWEDAVARWSDRHRSSKPPPGR; encoded by the exons atgacgcagCTCCCGCATCCGCCGACTCTGTCGCCACAGTTCTGCTTTTCTACGGGAACCCTACGCG ACTTCCTGCGGCTCTCGAGATCATCTGTCGACGACTCCATCGCGCAGCACCTCAACGCCCTCGTAACGCCTTCCCGGACGGGATTCGATCCGCGATCGACGTCTCAGCGTGCCCCGCCGTCCGCATCTCGCGATGTAGATGCGCAGGCGTGTCAGGCCTTCAAGGAGCACGTGCTGTTCCCGTCGTGGCAAGCCCGAGCTGAGGTGCTCAACTATtgcggcatcgtggccaCGAGCCCGGATCCAGATGACCCCGAtgcggcgctgcgggagGTGGAAAACCAGCGGGAGCGGGACCGGGTCGTGGATGAGCGGTTGGACCCATACTCCGGGAGGTTCTTTCCCCGGGAGCCTCGGACTGAGACCCTGGCCATGATTGTGCGTCAGGAGCGAGGCGTGGAAAGCATTGTCCGAAGTCGCACGTGGGATGTGGTCCAGCAGCGCTGCTCCGCGCCTCTGGAGCGCTGGGAGGATGCCGTTGCGCGATGGAGCGACAGGCATCGCTCCAGCAAGCCCCCGCCAGGCCGGTGA
- a CDS encoding uncharacterized protein (TransMembrane:1 (i48-67o)) translates to MHRRRAYIKTPSPWFTASCSVGAKAISQHLPRLCREEERTKNHPRQQIVKTFLLSFLPVAVYAMPVLQDGDVLWQTITTSEADARAAAAAFNDDGIDGTCDKSTHICQFWWVLLPTYPQGDNRFPAAWGGMGALSSLDPEEMHQIEVSYGKMYC, encoded by the exons AtgcatcgtcggcgcgccTATATAAAGACGCCCTCCCCATGGTTCACGGCAAGTTGTTCCGTGGGAGCCAAGGCAATTTCACAACACCTACCAAGACTCtgtcgagaagaagaaagaacGAAGAACCATCCGCGACAGCAAATCGTGAAGACCTTTTTGCTTTCTTTTTTGCCCGTGGCGGTATATGCGATGCCAGTGCTTCAAGACGGTGATGTGCTCTGGCAGACGATCACTACCTCGGAAGCCGACGCcagagctgctgcagcggccttcaacgacgacggcatcgacggg ACTTGTGACAAGTCCACACACATCTGTCAGTTCTGGTGGGTACTCCTGCCTACCTATCCACAAGGTGACAACCGATTTCCCGCCGCATGGGGAGGTATGGGAGCTCTATCTTCGCTCGACCCGGAGGAGATGCATCAGATCG AAGTGTCGTACGGGAAGATGTACTGCTAG
- a CDS encoding uncharacterized protein (TransMembrane:1 (i48-67o)), which produces MHRRRAYIKTPSPWFTASCSVGAKAISQHLPRLCREEERTKNHPRQQIVKTFLLSFLPVAVYAMPVLQDGDVLWQTITTSEADARAAAAAFNDDGIDGACITHWFQ; this is translated from the coding sequence AtgcatcgtcggcgcgccTATATAAAGACGCCCTCCCCATGGTTCACGGCAAGTTGTTCCGTGGGAGCCAAGGCAATTTCACAACACCTACCAAGACTCtgtcgagaagaagaaagaacGAAGAACCATCCGCGACAGCAAATCGTGAAGACCTTTTTGCTTTCTTTTTTGCCCGTGGCGGTATATGCGATGCCAGTGCTTCAAGACGGTGATGTGCTCTGGCAGACGATCACTACCTCGGAAGCCGACGCcagagctgctgcagcggccttcaacgacgacggcatcgacggggCATGTATCACACACTGGTTTCAATAG